A stretch of Blautia liquoris DNA encodes these proteins:
- a CDS encoding radical SAM protein, with product MDILDVRPTSISLEVSTKCPLNCVYCERKGKGENMEKEQYVELMKRIEETEHIKNAVYCGIGESFMNTAFYEMVKTSPFQGISIISSGMLPIKFDELKEMGKLKLAIFSIDAVTEETIKNTCGENYRYDILFENLKKLRELTKGDRSVMSLLNCTINKYNYDTLPEIVEFAKEHQFKIVHFSLPWGMEEFIVEHLAEIELGIMKAKSIASKAHILCDNPFRSYCCIQYDSILPFVNIEGNVFPCGFALHQNYQVGNLIKESFEDIWNGEQYSSFRQGGLCEKCFMMRMDKLRKGEVNAGE from the coding sequence ATGGATATATTAGATGTTCGACCTACAAGTATTTCATTGGAGGTATCCACAAAATGTCCACTAAATTGCGTATACTGTGAAAGAAAAGGTAAAGGCGAGAATATGGAAAAAGAACAATATGTGGAACTTATGAAACGCATAGAGGAAACTGAACATATTAAGAATGCCGTTTATTGTGGTATTGGAGAAAGTTTCATGAATACTGCATTTTATGAAATGGTAAAAACTTCTCCATTTCAGGGAATTAGTATTATTTCAAGTGGAATGTTACCAATTAAGTTTGATGAATTAAAGGAAATGGGAAAATTAAAACTGGCTATATTTTCAATTGATGCAGTGACAGAGGAAACGATTAAGAATACCTGTGGTGAAAACTATCGATATGATATCCTGTTTGAAAATTTAAAAAAACTTCGTGAATTAACAAAAGGTGACAGGAGTGTCATGTCTCTTTTGAATTGCACGATCAATAAATATAATTATGATACACTTCCTGAGATTGTAGAGTTTGCGAAGGAACATCAGTTTAAAATTGTCCATTTTTCATTACCTTGGGGAATGGAAGAATTTATAGTAGAACATTTAGCAGAAATAGAATTGGGAATTATGAAAGCAAAGTCAATTGCAAGTAAGGCACATATTCTTTGCGATAATCCTTTCCGTTCATATTGCTGTATTCAGTATGATTCTATTTTACCTTTCGTAAATATTGAAGGAAATGTTTTCCCTTGTGGATTTGCACTTCACCAGAATTATCAAGTTGGAAACTTGATTAAGGAGAGTTTTGAAGATATTTGGAATGGAGAACAATATAGTTCGTTTAGACAAGGCGGATTATGCGAAAAATGTTTTATGATGCGAATGGATAAGCTTCGCAAAGGAGAAGTCAATGCAGGAGAGTAA
- a CDS encoding radical SAM protein yields MQESKEKVLENKILSQINKVSNTIGIELTTFCPLDCIYCTRKINERCDQNLSMEKFEELYKKIENYERVVICGIGEPFVYPHLYEVLERLKDKRVVLITSGSVKIDFEKLKHGNCIEVMIFSVDSPTEEGMKKIASTYNWENLQYNLSQARGFTRIINCTITEENIKDLTSLVQFAAEKGLSAISFTMDIRRVENGEYREDVNQILLEAKKIAQKNRVFFMDNSTNFKCLSWSNLVNYINLKGDFFPCCHGVNSKYVCGNIFESSISEILESEKMQAFKKGHLCFSNCKIFDDCCKLHDLR; encoded by the coding sequence ATGCAGGAGAGTAAAGAGAAAGTTTTAGAAAATAAAATTTTAAGTCAGATCAATAAGGTATCTAATACCATCGGAATCGAATTAACAACTTTTTGCCCGTTAGATTGTATATATTGTACAAGAAAAATTAATGAACGTTGTGATCAGAACCTTTCGATGGAGAAATTTGAAGAATTATATAAAAAAATAGAAAATTATGAAAGAGTTGTTATATGTGGAATAGGTGAGCCATTTGTTTATCCACATCTATATGAGGTTCTTGAAAGACTAAAGGATAAAAGGGTAGTTTTGATTACAAGTGGAAGTGTAAAAATTGATTTTGAAAAACTTAAGCACGGTAATTGTATCGAGGTAATGATTTTTTCAGTTGATTCACCTACAGAAGAGGGAATGAAAAAAATAGCATCAACTTACAACTGGGAAAACCTTCAATATAATCTTTCGCAGGCAAGGGGATTTACAAGAATAATTAACTGCACTATCACAGAAGAAAATATTAAGGACCTTACAAGTCTTGTTCAGTTTGCAGCTGAAAAAGGTCTTAGTGCTATTAGTTTTACAATGGATATCAGAAGAGTCGAAAATGGTGAATACAGAGAAGATGTTAATCAGATTCTTCTGGAAGCAAAAAAAATTGCTCAGAAAAATCGAGTATTTTTTATGGATAATTCAACAAACTTTAAGTGTCTGAGTTGGTCTAATCTTGTTAATTACATTAACTTGAAAGGTGATTTTTTCCCATGTTGCCATGGCGTGAATTCTAAGTATGTTTGTGGAAACATTTTTGAAAGCAGCATTTCAGAGATATTAGAATCTGAAAAAATGCAGGCATTTAAAAAAGGACATTTGTGTTTTAGCAATTGTAAAATATTTGATGACTGTTGTAAGTTACATGACTTGAGGTAA
- a CDS encoding radical SAM protein — translation MSDLTKTAIDYNLIMIELTNGCNLDCEYCYRSRLKLKGKMLTQEELLFRLGRIKENTAILFCGMGEQLTHPQFYDFLELAGNHRIQLVTNGTIRIDMDRLTRAKNVQSITFSVDGHDEETAQKACSRYRFDILISNLEKLQEQKGIQISINFVISKDNVDYLFEMADFCNQYQVSALNLLLPTTDLKWVSNNYDRIHEVLSELRKYVEEKNYTMIVNLPDTMFCMYNGYIIPYISVEGYVRPCCSHNRGVRVDGQIQKNNMEEIMNDTPWKTFINEFDCDKCSMNQVRFSFE, via the coding sequence ATGAGTGACTTAACAAAAACGGCAATTGACTACAACCTTATTATGATTGAATTAACTAATGGTTGTAACCTTGATTGCGAATATTGCTATAGAAGTAGGTTAAAACTTAAAGGTAAAATGTTGACACAGGAGGAACTGCTATTCAGACTTGGAAGAATCAAGGAGAATACAGCAATTCTCTTTTGTGGAATGGGAGAGCAACTCACTCATCCACAATTTTACGATTTTTTAGAGCTTGCAGGAAATCATAGGATTCAGTTAGTTACTAATGGAACTATAAGAATCGATATGGACAGATTGACACGGGCAAAGAATGTTCAAAGCATCACATTTTCAGTTGATGGACATGATGAGGAAACTGCCCAAAAAGCATGTAGTCGATATCGCTTTGATATCCTAATCAGCAATCTAGAAAAATTGCAGGAACAGAAAGGTATCCAGATATCAATCAATTTTGTTATTTCTAAAGATAATGTGGATTACTTGTTTGAAATGGCAGATTTCTGCAATCAGTATCAGGTAAGCGCTTTAAATTTATTATTACCTACTACAGATTTAAAATGGGTTAGTAATAATTATGATAGAATCCATGAAGTGCTGTCAGAACTTAGAAAATATGTAGAAGAAAAAAATTATACAATGATTGTTAACCTGCCAGATACTATGTTTTGTATGTATAATGGCTATATAATTCCTTACATTTCAGTGGAAGGATACGTGAGACCATGTTGTTCACATAACCGGGGTGTACGTGTCGATGGTCAGATTCAGAAAAACAATATGGAGGAGATTATGAATGATACTCCCTGGAAAACGTTTATCAATGAATTTGATTGTGACAAATGTAGTATGAATCAGGTTCGTTTTTCATTTGAATGA